One region of Microcoleus sp. FACHB-68 genomic DNA includes:
- a CDS encoding glycosyltransferase, with amino-acid sequence MEQKQPLFSIIVPTYARPERLANCLESFAQLDYPRNHFEVIVVNDGSEIPLETVVAPLQNRLNIIPLTQPHAGPATARNTGAMAAKGKFLVFTDDDCTAAPDWLQTLEARFATAPTCLIGGQTLNALPDNLYSTASQLLIDYLYSYYNANPEQARFFTSNNFALPADSFHALNGFDTTFPLAAGEDREFCARWLHCGYPTLYAPEVKVYHAHDLTLSKFWRQQFNYGRGAFCFHQRSSQQDMGEKSRQPLSFYRNLLTYPFSQTSQHSLPFLAALFFLSQVAIATGLFWEKRFYQAAKT; translated from the coding sequence ATGGAACAAAAGCAGCCTTTATTCTCAATTATTGTTCCTACTTACGCCCGTCCAGAAAGATTGGCGAACTGCCTCGAATCCTTTGCTCAGCTTGATTATCCCCGCAATCACTTTGAGGTGATTGTGGTGAATGATGGCAGCGAAATCCCCTTAGAAACGGTGGTTGCACCCTTGCAAAACCGGCTGAATATCATCCCCCTCACCCAACCCCACGCAGGGCCGGCAACAGCCCGTAACACCGGCGCTATGGCGGCAAAAGGAAAGTTCTTAGTCTTCACCGATGATGATTGCACAGCCGCCCCAGATTGGCTGCAAACTTTAGAAGCTAGATTTGCCACAGCACCAACCTGTTTAATTGGGGGTCAAACGCTCAACGCGCTTCCAGATAATTTATATTCAACAGCCAGTCAATTACTTATTGATTACCTATACAGTTATTACAATGCTAACCCTGAGCAAGCACGCTTTTTTACCTCAAATAATTTTGCATTGCCGGCAGATTCTTTTCACGCCCTAAACGGTTTTGATACCACCTTCCCCCTCGCTGCCGGTGAGGATCGCGAATTTTGTGCTCGCTGGCTGCACTGTGGCTACCCCACCCTCTACGCTCCAGAAGTCAAAGTCTATCACGCCCATGACCTAACACTCAGCAAGTTTTGGCGGCAGCAATTCAACTACGGGCGGGGCGCTTTCTGTTTTCACCAACGTTCCTCTCAACAGGATATGGGAGAAAAAAGTCGGCAACCCCTCTCCTTTTATCGCAATTTGCTCACTTACCCATTTTCCCAAACATCGCAGCATTCTCTGCCATTTTTAGCAGCCTTATTCTTTCTTTCACAAGTGGCAATTGCAACAGGGCTATTCTGGGAAAAAAGATTTTATCAGGCTGCAAAAACTTAA
- a CDS encoding trifunctional glycosyltransferase/class I SAM-dependent methyltransferase/polysaccharide deacetylase codes for MKVSVVIPAHNAAATIAETLQSLQSQSFTGWEAIVVDDGSRDTTSEIVSRFAQEDSRIRIVSQPNQGVSAARNTGIEHAGADWLLFLDADDWILPQHLERLTKELISDASIDAVYSGWARIASDGSLFYEGLSGKPVNMFATLAGNNVFAIHACIVRRSIVAGVGGFDPSLKTCEDWDLWQRIARTGAHFSLIPEPLAQYRMRPDSASTNNLQLFNDGLRVIARGHAPDPRVPNPSAAYAAGLPAEDLPKAKLNYLCWNAGLTFGRDGDPLNLLEYVAQEHCPGLDPELVAQFIFRAALLPNCLPAAGWVELWPRLEGRIQQFLSALEAQSLARALARHVSLRLENLILEHSKATRPLTIGTTHAVLVEITEPILDISAPPAAERLQCAVEIEGEQLGTLELPVCDGWVLSYVLSDAIAAEFSWTILQHFFQKTVYRELTIRRDATGTSLWRGSLCLASELPADEPALWATAHDRICWIVFLQELWGRPDWPETHFYNPRIWRVFAQELLAGVRNLPAGKLAIPKAWTAAPKRSATAGPIAVEISQELPDIAVSDQPLQVVPTVGGVALGVMPVNVNGKILRAQEVRVAVMCECGFELVHAAVREGILGRKIAGASLRERLAAAAGERASKKQDVLLQTCASNAGTVFARHPGAIETSVSRRAMLPAGTLQDLVEAATIAGEPVIKASEGRMPAPVIYAPEAIWLPPAPVAGSEGKSQVPVLSSADVYGRKHFETLFATQPDPWKYTSPYEQTKYEQTLEMLPADKIERVLELACAEGHFTVQLAPRAGSLLAADISQVALDRAAERCAGFENVRFTQLDLSKDAIPGKFELILCCEVLYYVGGKEELRTFARKVADALEPGGYFLTAHANLVVDEPDRTGYNWDHPFGAKFIGETFASTPPLKLVKELRTPLYRIQVFQHDAGGKVTTPEIVELPQPTPPPPAVAGDVLWEGGSPNRYGERKVVTERLPILMYHRVAPTGSAANARYRVTPEAFEEQLRYLRDAGFYSVTLEEWRKAMVAKKPLAGRGIIITFDDGYVDFLTYAWPLLKQYGFSAIVFLVADRVGGTNCWDSIYGEELPLLGWEDIRRLQEMGVEFASHSATHQLLTTLNPEEIVREGARSRAILQRELGKAINTIAYPHGDTDRVVRHLMGACGYTFGLSCRSGLSRFGDSLLDLPRVEVTGADNLREFVAKLSL; via the coding sequence ATGAAGGTATCTGTCGTCATACCGGCACACAATGCAGCAGCAACCATTGCCGAAACCCTCCAGTCCCTTCAATCCCAAAGCTTCACCGGCTGGGAGGCGATCGTTGTGGATGACGGATCGAGGGACACAACTTCTGAGATCGTCAGCCGTTTTGCCCAGGAAGACTCCCGCATCCGCATTGTCAGCCAGCCAAATCAAGGTGTCAGCGCTGCCAGAAACACCGGCATCGAACACGCCGGTGCTGACTGGCTGCTGTTTCTCGATGCGGATGACTGGATTTTGCCCCAGCATCTTGAACGCTTGACAAAAGAGCTAATTTCTGATGCCAGCATAGATGCCGTTTACAGCGGATGGGCGCGGATTGCCTCGGATGGGAGCCTTTTCTATGAAGGATTATCTGGGAAGCCGGTTAATATGTTTGCCACCCTGGCCGGCAATAACGTGTTTGCCATCCATGCCTGCATCGTCCGTCGCTCCATCGTTGCCGGTGTGGGTGGGTTTGATCCTTCATTAAAAACCTGCGAAGACTGGGATCTCTGGCAGCGCATCGCCCGCACCGGCGCTCACTTCAGCCTGATTCCGGAACCGCTGGCTCAGTACCGGATGCGGCCCGATTCAGCCTCTACCAACAACCTCCAGCTATTCAACGACGGCTTACGTGTGATTGCACGCGGACACGCGCCCGATCCTCGCGTTCCTAACCCATCTGCCGCTTATGCAGCAGGGTTGCCGGCAGAGGATCTTCCAAAGGCCAAACTTAATTACCTCTGCTGGAATGCCGGCTTGACGTTTGGGCGCGATGGTGATCCGTTGAATTTACTGGAATATGTGGCGCAGGAACACTGCCCCGGTTTAGATCCAGAACTGGTTGCTCAGTTCATTTTTAGAGCCGCGCTGTTGCCAAACTGTCTTCCTGCTGCCGGCTGGGTTGAATTGTGGCCGCGTTTGGAAGGGCGAATTCAGCAATTTCTCAGCGCACTAGAGGCGCAGTCACTTGCTCGAGCCTTGGCGCGTCACGTCAGTCTAAGACTGGAAAATCTAATCTTAGAACACTCAAAAGCTACCCGCCCTCTGACCATTGGCACCACTCACGCAGTCCTTGTAGAAATAACAGAGCCAATTTTAGACATCAGCGCCCCACCGGCAGCAGAACGTCTGCAATGTGCGGTTGAAATAGAGGGTGAGCAACTCGGCACCCTGGAACTGCCAGTCTGTGACGGGTGGGTTCTCAGCTACGTTTTGAGTGATGCGATTGCGGCTGAGTTTTCCTGGACGATTCTCCAGCATTTTTTCCAGAAAACGGTATATCGCGAACTCACAATCCGGCGAGATGCCACCGGCACCTCACTTTGGCGCGGTTCCCTCTGTCTTGCCAGTGAACTTCCCGCAGACGAGCCGGCATTATGGGCAACGGCGCATGATCGTATTTGTTGGATAGTCTTCTTACAAGAACTGTGGGGGCGTCCAGATTGGCCAGAAACCCACTTCTACAACCCCCGCATTTGGAGGGTGTTTGCCCAGGAACTTTTGGCGGGTGTGCGAAATTTGCCGGCAGGTAAATTGGCAATTCCCAAGGCTTGGACTGCCGCCCCGAAGCGCTCTGCGACAGCCGGCCCAATCGCAGTTGAGATCAGTCAAGAGCTTCCGGATATTGCAGTGAGCGATCAACCACTGCAAGTTGTGCCAACCGTGGGCGGCGTTGCCCTGGGTGTGATGCCGGTTAACGTCAACGGTAAGATTCTCCGCGCCCAAGAAGTGCGAGTTGCCGTGATGTGCGAGTGCGGGTTTGAGCTTGTCCATGCGGCTGTGCGCGAGGGAATATTAGGCAGAAAAATCGCTGGGGCTAGCTTGCGAGAGCGCTTGGCGGCAGCAGCAGGAGAGAGGGCAAGCAAGAAACAGGACGTTTTACTGCAAACTTGCGCGAGTAATGCCGGCACGGTTTTTGCTCGCCATCCGGGGGCAATTGAGACGAGTGTTTCCCGACGCGCAATGCTTCCTGCCGGCACCCTTCAGGATTTGGTGGAGGCTGCAACGATTGCTGGTGAGCCGGTGATTAAAGCGTCTGAAGGAAGGATGCCGGCTCCCGTGATCTATGCCCCCGAAGCAATTTGGCTGCCACCGGCACCTGTTGCCGGTAGCGAGGGCAAGTCTCAAGTGCCGGTTCTAAGCAGCGCAGACGTGTACGGGCGAAAACATTTCGAGACGCTGTTTGCTACACAGCCTGATCCCTGGAAATACACCAGCCCGTATGAACAAACGAAATACGAGCAAACGCTGGAAATGCTGCCGGCTGATAAAATTGAGCGGGTCTTGGAACTGGCTTGTGCTGAGGGTCACTTTACCGTGCAACTTGCGCCCCGCGCCGGCAGTCTCTTGGCTGCAGATATTTCCCAAGTGGCGCTGGATCGGGCGGCGGAACGATGTGCCGGCTTTGAAAATGTTCGTTTCACGCAGCTTGACTTAAGCAAAGACGCCATTCCTGGCAAATTTGAGCTGATTTTGTGCTGCGAAGTCCTCTACTATGTCGGTGGAAAAGAGGAGTTACGAACCTTTGCGCGAAAGGTTGCCGATGCCTTGGAACCGGGGGGCTATTTCCTGACGGCACACGCAAATCTCGTGGTTGATGAGCCAGATCGCACGGGATATAACTGGGATCACCCCTTTGGCGCAAAATTTATCGGGGAAACCTTTGCCAGTACCCCGCCGCTGAAACTGGTGAAGGAATTGCGGACGCCTTTATACCGCATCCAGGTATTTCAGCATGATGCCGGTGGTAAAGTAACCACCCCAGAAATCGTTGAACTCCCGCAACCAACGCCGCCACCGCCGGCTGTTGCCGGTGATGTGCTGTGGGAGGGCGGTTCTCCCAACCGTTACGGTGAGCGGAAAGTCGTGACGGAGCGGCTACCGATTTTGATGTACCATCGGGTTGCGCCCACCGGATCTGCGGCTAATGCCCGCTACCGAGTCACGCCGGAGGCATTTGAAGAACAGTTGCGTTACTTGCGCGATGCTGGGTTCTATAGCGTCACGTTAGAGGAGTGGCGCAAAGCAATGGTGGCGAAAAAACCCCTTGCCGGTCGAGGAATTATCATTACGTTTGATGACGGTTATGTTGACTTTTTGACTTATGCGTGGCCGCTGCTGAAACAGTACGGTTTCTCAGCAATTGTCTTTTTGGTAGCGGATCGAGTTGGCGGCACCAATTGCTGGGATAGCATTTATGGTGAGGAGTTGCCCCTGCTGGGATGGGAAGACATTCGCCGGCTTCAGGAAATGGGGGTTGAGTTTGCCTCTCATTCCGCAACTCACCAGCTTTTGACAACGCTAAACCCAGAGGAAATCGTTCGGGAAGGGGCGAGATCGCGGGCAATTCTGCAACGGGAATTAGGGAAAGCGATTAACACGATTGCCTATCCGCACGGTGACACTGATCGGGTTGTGCGGCACTTAATGGGTGCCTGTGGCTATACGTTTGGTTTATCTTGCCGATCAGGTTTAAGTCGGTTTGGTGACTCACTCCTTGATCTGCCGCGAGTTGAGGTGACGGGTGCTGATAATTTGCGCGAATTTGTCGCTAAACTCAGTTTGTAA
- a CDS encoding NAD(P)/FAD-dependent oxidoreductase: protein MEQHPVVIIGAGPAGLTAAYELVKQGIKPIVLEKGDKVGGISRTETYKDYKFDIGGHRFYTKVEAVQQLWQEVLGDEFIKVPRLSRIYYQNKFFNYPLDVFNTLLNLGIVESLLILLSYVKVKVQPLPEEETFEQWVTNRFGERLYKTFFKTYTEKVWGIPCNEIQADWAAQRIKGLSLTTAVMNALFGSNDTKTLIKEFDYPALGPGMMWERFTEAVEHKGGSVHLNTPIVRLQRDGNRIKSVTAIKDGEKVELYGDQFISTMPVSAMINRLDPLPPDEVVEAARSLKYRDFLIVALVVDQADLFPDNWIYIHTPEVKVGRIQNFKNWSAAMVPDASKTCLGMEYFCTEGDGLWTMSDAELLELATRELATLGLAKASDVKDGTIIRQPKAYPVYDSDYRRHLQTLQNYLETFENLQTVGRNGMHRYNNQDHSMLTAMLAVKNILGESYDLWEVNTERSYHEDFTTERGKKSSKLAEPAASGARG, encoded by the coding sequence ATGGAGCAACACCCTGTCGTAATTATTGGTGCCGGCCCAGCGGGTTTAACGGCTGCCTATGAACTGGTCAAGCAAGGCATCAAGCCGATTGTGCTGGAGAAAGGTGACAAAGTCGGCGGCATCTCCCGAACCGAAACCTATAAAGACTATAAATTCGATATTGGCGGCCATCGCTTTTATACCAAGGTTGAAGCAGTGCAGCAACTTTGGCAGGAAGTTTTGGGAGACGAGTTCATCAAAGTTCCTCGTCTGTCACGGATTTATTATCAAAACAAATTTTTCAACTATCCCCTTGATGTTTTCAATACGTTACTGAATCTGGGGATTGTTGAAAGTCTGCTAATTTTATTGAGCTACGTTAAAGTCAAAGTTCAGCCACTTCCTGAAGAAGAAACCTTTGAGCAGTGGGTAACCAATCGTTTTGGTGAACGTCTCTACAAAACCTTCTTTAAAACTTATACGGAAAAAGTGTGGGGGATTCCCTGCAATGAAATTCAAGCAGATTGGGCAGCACAGCGCATCAAAGGACTTTCCCTAACAACAGCAGTAATGAACGCGCTCTTTGGCAGCAACGACACCAAAACCCTGATTAAAGAATTTGACTACCCCGCCTTGGGACCAGGGATGATGTGGGAGCGATTTACCGAAGCTGTCGAACACAAAGGCGGAAGTGTCCATCTCAATACCCCAATTGTACGGCTTCAGCGTGATGGCAACCGTATTAAGAGCGTCACCGCAATTAAGGATGGGGAAAAGGTTGAACTCTATGGTGATCAATTTATTTCCACAATGCCGGTAAGTGCTATGATCAACCGGCTCGATCCTCTGCCACCCGATGAAGTTGTTGAGGCAGCACGCTCACTCAAATATCGAGATTTTCTGATCGTGGCACTGGTTGTGGATCAGGCTGACTTATTCCCCGACAACTGGATCTACATCCATACTCCAGAAGTTAAAGTTGGGCGCATTCAAAACTTCAAGAATTGGAGCGCTGCAATGGTTCCCGATGCCAGTAAAACTTGCTTGGGAATGGAATATTTCTGCACTGAAGGCGATGGTTTATGGACAATGTCTGACGCAGAACTGCTGGAGCTGGCGACGCGTGAGCTAGCAACCTTGGGTTTGGCAAAAGCGAGTGATGTGAAAGATGGAACGATCATCCGTCAACCCAAAGCTTACCCAGTTTATGACAGTGATTATCGCCGGCATCTGCAAACACTCCAAAATTACCTTGAGACCTTTGAAAACTTGCAAACCGTTGGTCGCAACGGGATGCACCGCTATAACAATCAAGATCACTCAATGTTGACAGCAATGCTGGCTGTCAAAAATATTTTGGGCGAAAGTTACGATTTGTGGGAAGTTAATACCGAACGCTCTTACCATGAAGATTTCACAACAGAGCGCGGTAAAAAAAGTAGTAAGTTAGCAGAGCCGGCAGCTTCAGGGGCTAGGGGCTAG
- a CDS encoding glycosyltransferase family A protein yields the protein MGFSHELTVSVIIPVYNGGQDFQRCLSNLAAAMPQPIEIIVVADGDTDGSWLVAKEFGAKVLRFPTPGGPARARNLGARAANGEILFFVDADVAICPEAIGYVQSAFKREPHIAALIGSYDDAPGAGNFLSQYRNLFHHYTHQTACEEASTFWGACGAIRRDIFLEMGGFDESYRRPTIEDIELGYRLKEAGYRIRLCKPLQVKHLKRWEPISMLKADFFYRALPWTELLMRDSKIVNDLNLQLSNRISVVLTYGLLIALIGAPWSSTCLLIAGLLAVSLFTLNAPLYRFFKDQRGLRFALKTIPWHWLYYFYSGLAFAIGFMRHFFQERRFPKLVFLKP from the coding sequence ATGGGTTTTTCGCATGAGTTGACTGTCTCGGTAATTATTCCAGTTTATAATGGAGGCCAAGATTTCCAGCGTTGCTTATCGAACTTGGCAGCAGCAATGCCTCAACCCATTGAAATTATTGTGGTAGCAGATGGCGATACAGACGGCTCCTGGCTAGTCGCTAAAGAATTTGGTGCCAAGGTGCTGAGATTTCCCACACCGGGCGGGCCGGCGCGAGCGAGAAATTTGGGAGCGCGTGCGGCAAACGGTGAGATTCTTTTTTTTGTAGATGCTGATGTTGCCATCTGTCCTGAAGCCATTGGCTACGTGCAGAGTGCTTTCAAGCGGGAACCTCACATCGCTGCGCTGATTGGTTCTTATGATGACGCTCCAGGCGCAGGTAACTTCCTTTCACAGTATAGAAACCTTTTTCACCACTACACACATCAAACCGCCTGTGAGGAAGCCTCAACTTTCTGGGGTGCTTGCGGAGCGATTCGCCGCGATATTTTCTTGGAAATGGGTGGCTTTGATGAGAGCTATCGCCGGCCTACCATTGAAGATATTGAACTCGGCTATCGCCTCAAGGAAGCCGGTTACAGAATTCGGCTCTGCAAGCCCTTGCAAGTTAAGCATTTAAAGCGGTGGGAACCGATTTCTATGTTAAAAGCAGACTTTTTCTACCGCGCACTTCCCTGGACTGAATTGTTGATGCGTGATAGCAAAATTGTTAATGATTTAAACCTGCAACTCTCTAACCGGATTAGTGTAGTATTAACTTACGGGCTTTTAATCGCTTTAATCGGAGCGCCCTGGTCATCTACTTGTCTGCTAATCGCTGGGTTATTAGCGGTTTCTCTTTTCACTCTCAACGCGCCGCTCTATCGTTTCTTTAAGGATCAGCGGGGTTTGAGGTTTGCACTCAAAACCATTCCCTGGCACTGGCTTTATTACTTCTATAGCGGCCTAGCCTTTGCAATCGGTTTTATGCGCCACTTTTTTCAAGAGCGCAGATTTCCCAAGCTAGTTTTCCTGAAACCCTAA
- a CDS encoding glycosyltransferase family A protein — protein MSNSELPLVSVIIPAYNAEAFIEETLNSVLSQTYKNIEVVVVDDGSQDRTADIVRAIIQKDARVSLFQQSNAGVAAARNLAIQKSRGEYIAPIDADDIWYPQNVEKQVQCLLEAGSSVGVVYAWSLDIDEKGSLTGGFYTAHVEGEVYTALLYKYFLGNASSTLIRKACFDKVGGYNCKLKEQNAQGCEDWELYLRIAEFYQFRVVPEFLVGYRQIGNSMSCNDAVMAKSHLLLLAEAQHRHPEIPASIYQSSTSNFYLYLARQSSRAGKHGSAINWLYQALQLDFLRTILAHNLYILFIKSLLKLITQAGTSLVFPERPSRLQFKQQSNSHQPGMTLGDVTRRMNIHKHLPAQLYERSQLKKLSKSSEKLKGVSPQTVKPKTLEASLPPSAEG, from the coding sequence ATGTCCAATTCTGAGCTTCCTTTGGTTTCAGTGATTATCCCGGCTTATAATGCTGAGGCTTTTATTGAGGAAACCCTGAATTCTGTCCTCTCTCAAACTTATAAAAATATTGAAGTTGTGGTGGTCGATGATGGTTCGCAAGACCGAACGGCTGACATTGTCAGAGCCATTATTCAAAAAGACGCTCGCGTTTCTTTATTTCAGCAAAGCAATGCCGGCGTCGCAGCAGCTCGCAACTTGGCCATTCAAAAATCTAGAGGAGAGTATATTGCACCAATCGATGCCGACGATATTTGGTATCCCCAAAATGTAGAAAAACAAGTGCAGTGCCTGTTAGAAGCCGGTTCCTCCGTCGGGGTGGTTTATGCCTGGTCATTAGACATTGATGAGAAAGGCTCACTTACAGGTGGGTTTTACACCGCCCATGTAGAAGGAGAAGTTTACACCGCACTGCTGTATAAATACTTTTTAGGCAACGCTAGCTCCACTTTAATCCGCAAGGCTTGTTTTGATAAAGTCGGTGGCTACAACTGCAAATTAAAAGAACAGAACGCTCAAGGATGCGAAGATTGGGAGCTTTACCTACGCATCGCTGAGTTCTATCAATTTCGAGTCGTGCCTGAGTTTCTTGTTGGATACCGCCAGATTGGCAATAGTATGTCTTGCAACGATGCAGTAATGGCTAAATCACATCTTTTACTTCTAGCAGAAGCCCAACACCGGCATCCAGAAATTCCTGCTAGTATTTACCAGTCGTCTACGAGTAACTTCTACTTGTACCTCGCCCGTCAAAGTAGCAGAGCCGGCAAACACGGCAGTGCGATCAATTGGCTTTACCAAGCCCTGCAACTAGATTTTCTCCGAACTATTTTAGCTCATAACCTGTATATCCTATTCATTAAAAGCCTGTTAAAGCTTATAACTCAGGCCGGCACCTCTCTAGTTTTTCCAGAGCGCCCTTCTCGGTTACAGTTCAAGCAGCAGTCTAATTCTCATCAGCCAGGGATGACACTTGGCGATGTCACTAGACGTATGAACATACACAAACACCTTCCCGCGCAGCTATATGAAAGGAGTCAGTTGAAAAAATTGTCTAAATCTTCAGAAAAATTGAAAGGAGTTTCCCCTCAAACAGTAAAGCCAAAAACGCTTGAGGCTTCCCTTCCACCTTCTGCCGAAGGGTGA
- a CDS encoding ABC transporter ATP-binding protein translates to MKEAKTIKKLLPLLKLYPWAIPAIVALGILSSLSEGIGISLFIPFLQTLEGASSSAENSNSLIGFLNQVFNQVPPNYRLLLIPFCIFASIVLKNAISYSNGVLFSWLNSRISHRLRSGIFKQLLTVSYSFLESNDSGKLMNTLASETWQTSRALGVLVSLIISACTILVFVTLLLLISWKLTLLVGAVMFLISLIIQFVTRPVKILGQQAVEANANLAIRMWEGLAGMRVIRAFGRESYEQDRFEGASKQVRRTFMKLDMVSGVVNPFYEILSALLLLGILGFALAQDQASMPTLLTFMFILYRLQPQVQQLDGARVGLISLTSAIDEVMSLLDRSDKPYIRSGKVPFKRLNQAICFESVAFYYNSDEKAAVQDISLIIPQGKTTAFVGPSGAGKSTIISLLCRFYDVTTGEIYVDGTPLHQLDLAEWRNKIAMVSQDVHIFSSTIRENIAYGRLDAGDDEIIEAARLANAHEFITQLPEGYKTEVGDRGIRLSGGQRQRIALARAIVRNPDILILDEATNALDSISEHLIQEALNTLSKNRTVIVIAHRLSTIEHADQIVVMEEGRVVEQGNLQHLLKLNGLFARLYHLQHRNLAT, encoded by the coding sequence ATGAAAGAAGCAAAGACCATTAAAAAGTTACTGCCACTGCTGAAGCTCTACCCTTGGGCGATTCCAGCAATTGTTGCACTCGGTATTCTCTCTTCTCTGTCGGAAGGAATCGGGATTAGTTTATTTATTCCTTTTCTCCAAACGTTGGAGGGAGCCTCTTCTTCTGCAGAAAACAGTAATTCTTTAATCGGGTTTCTGAACCAAGTTTTTAATCAAGTTCCGCCAAATTATCGCCTTTTACTTATTCCATTTTGCATTTTTGCAAGTATTGTTTTAAAAAATGCAATTTCCTATAGTAATGGAGTCCTTTTTTCTTGGCTAAATTCCCGAATCAGCCATCGGTTACGTTCTGGAATTTTCAAGCAGCTATTAACCGTTAGCTACAGTTTCTTAGAATCTAATGACTCTGGTAAATTGATGAACACCTTGGCTTCCGAAACCTGGCAGACAAGTCGGGCATTAGGCGTCTTGGTTAGTCTCATTATTAGTGCCTGTACAATTTTAGTCTTTGTGACGCTCCTGCTGCTTATTTCTTGGAAGCTAACGTTACTCGTTGGGGCGGTTATGTTCCTAATATCACTGATTATTCAGTTCGTAACGCGTCCGGTGAAGATTTTAGGACAGCAGGCAGTGGAGGCGAATGCTAACCTTGCGATCCGAATGTGGGAAGGGTTAGCAGGGATGAGAGTCATTCGAGCGTTTGGTCGTGAATCTTATGAACAGGATCGTTTCGAGGGGGCTTCAAAACAGGTGCGGCGCACTTTTATGAAACTCGATATGGTTTCTGGGGTGGTGAATCCTTTTTATGAAATTCTATCGGCACTTTTGTTGCTGGGCATTCTAGGATTTGCCCTGGCTCAAGATCAGGCATCTATGCCAACCTTGCTGACTTTTATGTTTATTCTCTACCGGCTGCAACCTCAGGTGCAGCAATTAGATGGGGCGCGGGTTGGTCTGATTTCTTTAACCAGTGCGATAGACGAAGTGATGTCCTTGTTAGATCGTTCGGATAAACCTTATATTCGCTCTGGCAAAGTTCCTTTTAAACGTCTAAATCAAGCCATCTGTTTTGAATCAGTTGCCTTTTATTACAACTCTGATGAAAAAGCGGCAGTTCAAGATATCTCGTTGATTATTCCCCAGGGAAAAACAACCGCTTTTGTTGGCCCTTCAGGAGCCGGTAAATCTACAATTATTAGCTTGCTCTGCCGGTTTTATGATGTTACGACCGGAGAAATTTATGTAGATGGGACTCCTTTACATCAGCTGGATCTCGCTGAATGGCGCAATAAAATTGCGATGGTGAGTCAAGATGTGCATATTTTTAGTTCAACAATCCGAGAAAATATCGCCTATGGCCGGCTCGATGCAGGAGACGATGAAATTATAGAAGCAGCAAGACTCGCTAATGCCCATGAATTTATCACCCAACTGCCTGAAGGTTATAAAACTGAAGTTGGAGATCGGGGAATTCGCCTTTCTGGCGGACAGCGACAGCGAATTGCACTCGCCCGCGCCATTGTTCGCAACCCAGACATTCTGATTTTAGATGAAGCGACAAATGCCCTCGACAGTATTTCAGAACATTTGATTCAAGAGGCGCTGAATACCCTTAGTAAAAATCGCACCGTGATTGTGATTGCTCACCGCTTATCCACCATTGAACACGCCGATCAAATCGTTGTGATGGAAGAGGGACGCGTCGTTGAACAAGGCAATCTCCAGCATTTATTAAAACTCAACGGACTCTTTGCAAGGCTCTATCACCTGCAACACCGAAATTTGGCAACCTAA